DNA sequence from the Oxalobacteraceae sp. CFBP 8761 genome:
GCGCTGCAGAAGATTGCCGAAGCAGGATATGACCCGGTGTATGGCGCAAGGCCGCTCAAGCGCGCGATCCAGCAGCAGATCGAAAATCCGCTGTCGAAAGCGATCCTGTCGGGCCGCTTCGGACCGAAGGATGTGATTCCGGTCCGGGTGCGGGGTGGTGAGCTGACCTTTGGTGAGCAGACAGTCGAACTGGCGAAGTAAGCCGGTTCGGTTGACATGAAAAGGGCGCGGCAATTGCCGCGCCCTTTGTCGTTTCTTGACAGAAAATAAGACGCCATATTTCAGGATGCGAAATGATCATCGTGCAATGCGAAATGCGCAGCACGTCAGCGGGCGCTTTCCTTACCATCGTAAGAAATTTCATTCCGCATCATGATATATGGATTGCAAGCCATTGATATTACTGGTAATTATTTTAGTCGTATGTCTTATAGAAGACTGATGGTGCCACGCACAAACGGCTTTATGATTGTCTCAACGGATTCGCAGGCTCGATCAAACGTCTTACCACCCTTCAGGAGAACACACCATGACTACCCGTGAACAGCAAATCGCCGAACTGCAGCAAGACTGGGACACCAATCCACGCTGGAAAGGCGTCGTGCGCAATTACACCGCTGCCGACGTCGTCCGTCTGCGTGGCTCGGTGCGCATCGAGCACACGCTGGCCAAGCGCGGTGCCGAGAAGCTGTGGAACCTGGTCAATGATGAGCCGTATGTGAACGCCCTGGGTGCGCTGACCGGCAACCAGGCCATGCAGCAGGTGAAAGCGGGCCTGAAGGCGATCTACCTGTCGGGCTGGCAAGTGGCGGGCGACGCCAACGCCGCTGGCGAAATGTATCCGGACCAGTCGCTGTATCCTGCCAACTCGGTCCCGCTGGTCGTGCGCCGCATTAACAACACGTTCCAGCGTGCCGACCAGATCCAGTGGTCGGAAGGCAAGGACGATATCGATTACTTCGCGCCGATCGTGGCCGATGCCGAAGCCGGTTTCGGCGGCGTGCTCAATGCCTATGAACTGATGAAGTCGATGATCGAAGCCGGCGCATCGGGCGTGCACTTCGAGGATCAGCTGGCGTCGGTCAAGAAGTGCGGCCACATGGGCGGCAAGGTGCTGGTGCCAACCCGCGAAGCCATCGAAAAACTCAACGCGGCCCGCCTGGCAGCCGACGTGATGGGGACCACGACGCTTGTCATCGCCCGCACCGACGCCGAAGCAGCCGACCTGCTCACGTCCGACGTCGACGCCAATGACAAAGAATTCTGCACCGGCGAGCGCACGGTCGAAGGTTTCTTCCGCGTCCAGCCGGGCGTCGAGCAAGCGATTTCGCGCGGCCTGGCCTACGCACCGTTCGCCGACCTGGTCTGGTGCGAAACCGGCAAGCCCGACCTCGAGTTCGCGCGCCGCTTTGCCGAGGCGATCCACGCCAAGTTCCCGGGCAAGATGCTGGCCTATAACTGCTCGCCATCGTTCAACTGGAAAAAGAACCTGGACGACGCGACCATCGCCAAGTTCCAGCGTGAGCTGGGCGCGATGGGCTACAAGTTCCAGTTCATCACGCTGGCAGGCTTCCACTCGCTCAATTACGGCATGTTCAACCTGGCCCACGGCTATGCACGCACCGGCATGTCGGCCTTCGTCGAGCTGCAAGAAGCCGAATTCGCCGCCGCTGAAAAAGGGTTCACCGCCGTCAAGCATCAGCGCGAAGTGGGCACCGGCTACTTCGACGCCGTGACCCAGGCCATCCAGCAGGGCCAGAGCTCGACCACGGCGCTGCACGGCTCGACTGAGGACGAACAGTTCTTCGAAGAAAAGAAAGTCGCCTGATCGATCCGACGTAGCGTGGACGGCTTCGCCGTCCACGCGGTGATGGTGATCGTTGCCGTCGCCGCGCCGGATGGGCTTTCAAACAACGCCGCTTTCGTTCCGAATGATCTTTCGGATAGCGATCAGCCGACTCCGCTTGCGTCCTCAATGATCTCTCGGATAGCTATCAGCCGACTCCGCTTACCTCCTCAATGATCTCTTGGATAGCGATCACCGCGTGGACGGCGGAGCCGCCTCGCCGGCCGCGTCCACCCTACATTGCCGGAAGTCCGTACCCGCATTCGCGAAGTCCGTACCGCATCTGCGCAAGTCCGTACCCATATTCCCGCAAGTCCGTACCTGCATTCCCAAAAGTTCGTACCCGCATTCCCAGCCGCGGTCGGTTGTAGTGGATAATGGCGCCTAATATCGCCGCCAGTTTCGCGCGGCAACGTCACTTTTAGGAATTCCAGCTTATGTTGAGCTACCGCCACGCCTTCCACGCGGGTAACCACGCCGATGTCCTCAAGCACTTCATTCAGGTGCAACTGCACCAGTACATGAACCAGAAGGATGCCGCCTATACCTATATCGATACCCACTCGGGCGCCGGCGTGTACGCACTCGACAGCTTCCAGTCGACCAAGACCGCCGAATTCGATACCGGCATCGGCCCGCTGTGGGGCCTCACTGACGTTCCGGCACCGCTGAAGGAATACCTCGACCTGATCAAGGGCATGAACCCGAGCGGCAAGATGCGCTATTACCCGGGCTCGCCGTATGTTGCCGAGCAGATGGCGCGCGAGCAGGACCGCCTGCGCCTGTTCGAGCTGCACCCGGCCGATTGCAAGATCCTGGCCGATAACTTCCGCAAGCTCGACGCGCACAAGGCCGAGCAGGGCGAACGCTCGCGCGGCCGCCGCGTGATGATCGACCGGGGCGACGGCTTCGACAGCATGAAGGCCTTGCTGCCGCCACCGTCGCGCCGCGCGCTGGTGCTGATCGACCCGCCGTACGAAGTCAAGGATGACTACAAGCGTGTGAAGGAAGCACTCGACGACGCGCTGCTGCGCTTCCCGAGCGGCATCTACGCCGTCTGGTATCCGGTGCTGCAGCGCATGGAATCGCGCCAGTTTGCCGATCGCCTGAAGCGCGTGCCGGCCAAGGAATGGCTGAACGTCACGCTGACGATCCAGACCCCGACCCCTGACGGCACTGGCCTGCACAGCTCGGGCATGTTCATCCTGAACCCACCGTACACGCTCGAGCCGATCCTGCGCGAAGTGCTGCCGTATCTGGTGCGCGTGCTGGGCAAGGATGCCGGCGCACGCTTCACGATCGAAAAGGGTACCCAGGTCACGGGCACGGCCCTCGGCCGCAGCGCCAGCCGCACCGATGGAGCCGCCGGCATGCCGCGCCAGCCGATCGGCAATGCGCGCCGCGCCAGCCCGCTGTCGGGCAAGGGCAGTCTGCGCCTGCCGGGCCAGGTCATGCCGCGCGAAGGCGACGAGCCGGCAGCGCCGGTCAAGCCATCCCGCACTGGCACGGGCCGTCCGACGCAGGATGCTGGCCGGCCGGGTGCGCCGCCGCGCTCGAGTGCGCCAAAGACTGCTGCACCTCGCGCGCCCCGTGCGCCCGGCGCCTCATCGCGCGCGGCGTCGGATGCTGCCGCGCCGCGTGCACCCCGCACCGCTGGCGATCGCCCGGCAACGCCGGGTGCCCCGCGCACCGGCCGCACCCGACAGGGCGGCGGCCGCAGCTAGCATTCGATTTGATGTCGAAATGCTAAGATTGATGTTTTTGTAGTATAGTCGGTGCAGGTGGTGCGCGGGTGCGTGCTGCCAGCGCGCCGCGATCCGCTGTGACAGTTTCCAGGAGTAATATTTCAATGCATGCTGATGCAACGGCAGCGGTCTTGGTGCCGTCTGACGATTTTTTCCTCGCACGGCAACCCATTCTCGGGCGCGACCAGCAATTGCTGGCGTTCGAACTGCTGTTTCGTGCTGCCGGCGAGGACGAAGACGCCAAGCTGACCGACGGCGCCGCCGCGACGGCGGCCGTCATTTCGCATGCGTCCCAGCTCGGCATGGAGCAGGTGGTGGGCGATCAGCTCGCCTTTGTCAATGTCGACGCCGTCGTCCTGATGAGCGACTTCGTGCGCTTCCTGCAGCCGCATAAAGTCATTCTCGAAATCCTGGAAACCGTCAAGCCCACGCCGGAGTTGCTGGCGCGGGTGGACGAACTGAAAAACCTCGGCTTCAAGTTCGCCGTCGACGACGTCATCGAACATTCGCCCGAACTCGATCAGCTGATTTCGCTGATTGACATCATCAAGGTCGATATCAAGGGCGTGGCCCCGGATGCGCTGGGCGATCTGGTCGCGTCGCTGAAAAAGACCGGCAAGCGCCTGCTGGCTGAAAAGGTCGAGACGATCGAAGAATTCAAGCTGTGCATGGAACTCGGTTTCGAATACTTCCAGGGGTATTACTTTGCGCGGCCCGTGATCCTCAGCGGCCGCAAGATCGCGCCGACCGAAGTCGTGCTACTGCGCTTGCTGGAGCTCGTCAATTCCAATGCCGACAACCAGACCATCGAAACGGCCGTCAAGCGCGATGCGCTGGTCAGCCTGAACCTGCTGCGCCTGGTCAACAGCCGCGCAGTGCCGGGTCCGCGCATCGAATCGCTGTCCCAGGCGCTCGCGGTGCTGGGCCGGCGTCAGCTGGGTCGCTGGCTGCAGATCCTGCTGTACACGGCGGCGGGCGCGCAGGTCTCGCTCGACTCGCCGTTGCTGCAACTGGCCACCACGCGCGGCAAGCTGCTCGAACTGATGACGCTGCGCGTGCGCCCAGGCGACACGGCCAGCGCCGACCGCGCCTTTACGGTCGGCATCATGTCGCTGGCCGAAGCGCTGTTCTCGGTGCGGATGGCCGACATCCTCGTGCATGTCGAGGTCGCGCATGACGTACGCGATGCACTGATCGACCGCGATGGTGACTTCGGCACGATGTTGCGCATCGCCGAGCTGCTCGAAACAGCCGTCGGTGGCCGCAAGCTCAATGCCGAACTCAAGAAGATCGGGTTGACGGTGCCCGAGGTACGCGAGATCGAACTGGCAGCGTTCGACTGGGTCCGCGAGCTGACCCACGACGTGCGCTAAAGTCCGACCGATCCTTTATTGCCCCAGCAGCAGGAACACGGTCGGCTTCTTGTGGAAGTCCGGCCCCTTGTCCGCCCCCAGCGCTGCCTTCCACTTCGCCGCCGTCATGGTGCGCACCGACTCGCTCGGCAACGACAGGTCGGTTGCCACGCACACCAGCGTGCCCGGCTGGCAACCCGCCACCAGTGCTTCGAGCATCGCGCCGTTGCGGTACGGCGTTTCAATGAAGAGCTGTGTCTGGCGCTCGCCCCGTGAACGGGTTTCCAGCTCGCGGATGCGTTTCGTGCGCAGCGCCGCATCGGTCGGCAGATAGCCGTTAAAAGCGAAGCTCTGGCCGTTCAGGCCGCTGGCCATGACGGCCAGCAGCAGCGATGACGGGCCGACCAGCGGCCGCACGGCAATCCCGTGCTGATGCGCCAGGCGCACGAGGTCGGCGCCGGGATCGGCAACTGCTGGCACGCCGGCCTCTGACACCAGGCCCGCATCGCGTCCTGCCAGGAGCGGCGCCAGCAATTGCGTCAGCGCTGCGGCCGGCGTGTTCACGTTCAGTTCGGCGATCTCGATTTCCTGCAGCGGCTTGGCCAATGGATGGTCGATGGCGATCAGTTTCAGGAACGCGCGCGCCGTCTTGGCGTTTTCGGCCACAAAATAATCGAGCGAGCTGGTCAGTGCCTGCACTTGCGTCGGCAGCAGGCCATTCAGGCAGCCGGGCGCGGCGTCGAGTGGGCCGAGGGTATTGGGAATCAGGTACAGGGTGCCGGGCATGGGTTCGTTTCAGATAAGTGGTCAGGTGCCGAAGAAGCGCACGCCGGCGCGCCGCAGCATGCCGGTCAGGGCGATGAGCGGCAAGCCGGTGAGGGCGGTCGGATCAAGCGAGTGAATGTGTTCGATCAGGGCAATGCCCAGGCCTTCGTTCTTGGCGCTGCCGGCGCAGTCATACGGCTGTTCGATGCGCAGATAGGCGTCGAGTTCGGCATCTGGCAGGTCGCGAAAACGCACGCGAACCTGCACATTGTCGACCTGGACAGCGGCGGCAGGGTTGGTCACGCGCCCGTCCCACAGGCACAGGGCCGTATGGAACACGACTTCACGGCCCCGCATCAACTGCAGCTGGGCTAGCGCGCGCGCATGGTCACCCGGCTTGCCGATCTGCAGATCGTCGAGCGTGGCGACCTGGTCGGAGCCGATCACGAGCGCATCCGGATGCAGGCGCGCCACGGCCTCGGCCTTGGCACGCGCCAGGCGCAGCGCGGTTGCCGGCGGCGTTTCGCCTGGCAGCGGGGTTTCATCGAGATCGGGCGCGATGGCCTCGAATGGCAGGCCGAGCCGGCCCAGCAATTCGCGCCGGTAGGCCGAGCTCGAGGCGAGGATCAGGCGGGGCGGGGTAGAGCTTGTTATCATGCGGCCCTCGGGATAAATCGGCAGCGAAGCCACAGTTTCATGGCGCTGCGGTGAAAAGCCTGCTATTATCGCAGGTTTTCCGGGACGACTTTCTAAATGAGCGCTTTCATCATTGATGCCTTCGAGTTTTGCAAGAGCGATGGTTTTCGTGAGGGCAGCACGCCCCTGGTCGAGATGACCCGGCTGGCCGCAGAGAGTTCCGAAAAAGGCGGCGACATCCGCTGGACGATGCAAGGTGGTCAAACCCGTCACGGTTATCCGTCGCTGACTCTCGAGGTCGCCGGTCACGTGAAGCTGGAATGCCAGCGTTGTCTGCAGCCCATGGATTACGACATCGATTCGTCGACCATGCTGGTGCTGGGTAAAGATGACGAAGAAGCCGATGCCATCGAGATCGTTCTCGACGACGACAGCATCGATGTGATCGTCGGCAGTCGCACTTGCGATATTCGCCAGTTGCTCGAAGACGAAGCCCTGCTGGCATTGCCGCAGTCGCCAAAGCACGATGTCTGCCCAGAAACCAAGCTGCTGGACAGCCTGAAGAACGAGAAGCCGTCGCCATTTGCCGGCCTCAAGAATCTCAAGACAGAATGAATTAGCACCAACAAAGAGCAGGATCGGTTTCGCAGTACGGTGGCGGCAGCGTAGAAAGAATGTCGCCCAAAATTTGCAAAGAATGTGTCAGACGCGTGCAGCGCTCGAGTATGGCATTGGTAGTAGAAGTAGACGGAAACGTGTCGGCAATCCCGGGGGACATCCTTGAAGATTGCTGCTGGGATACTCGATGCGCAAATCGTTGCACGTCGAATGTGTTAAAATTTTAGAACTTAGTATTAGGAGTTATCATGGCTGTTCAGCAGAATAAAAAATCCCCATCGAAGCGCGGTATGCACCGTTCGCACGACTTCCTGGTTGCACCAAACCTGGCAGTCGAGCCAACCACCGGCGAAACGCACCTGCGTCACCACATCAGCCCTAACGGTTTCTACCGTGGTCGCAAAGTTCTGAAGACCAAAAACGACGAGTAATCGACGTCCTGGCTTTTAGAACCATGAAAGCGGCGCAACGTATGTTATCTGCGTGGCGCCGCTTTTTCTTTGGCATCTGCTCAGGCATTGTTGGCATCACGGGCATGTGTTTCGCCCCGTCATGTTGAGCAGCGCGGATCTTGTGCGCCTCCTGGCGACGAATCGATCCCATCTGGCCGCCAGTCCTGTGTGAGCCGCGGCATTCCCAATACATGACCATAAAAATTTCCATTGACTGCATGGGTGGCGATCACGGCCCGTCAGTAACTATTCCGGCAGCAATCTCGTTCCTCAAGAAGCAGGATGACGCCGAGCTTGTGCTCGTGGGCGTCGAAGAGGTGCTGCGCGCAGAACTCAAGAAACACCACGGCGACAAATTGCCCCGTCTGACGATCAAGAACGCGACCGAAGTCGTCGCGATGGACGATCCGATCGAGGTGGCCCTGCGCCGCAAGAAGGATTCGTCGATGCGTGTGGCGATCGAGCTGGTGAAAGACGGCAGCGCCAATGCCTGCGTCTCTGCCGGCAATACCGGCGCCCTGATGGCCGTCTCGCGCTACGTGCTCAAGACGATGCCCGGCGTCGACCGTCCGGCGATCTGCTCGATCATGCCGAACCAGAAGAACGGCCCGACCTATATCCTCGACCTGGGCGCGAACGTCGATTGCGAACCGCATCACCTGCACCAGTTCGCGATCATGGGCTCGGTGCTGTGCTCGGCGATCGAAGGCATCCCCCGCCCGACCATTGGCCTGCTCAATGTGGGCACCGAAGACATCAAGGGCAACGAGGTGGTCAAGGCCACCGGCGTGCTGCTGCGCGACGATGCTGCCCGCGGCAAGCTCAATTTCTACGGCAACGTCGAAGGCAATGACATCTTCAAGGGTACCGTCGACGTCGTCGTCTGCGACGGTTTCGTCGGCAACGTGATGCTCAAGGCGATTGAAGGCCTGTCGCGCTTCATGAAATCGACCTTCAAGTCCGACATCATGTCGATGGTCGGCGCCGTGTTCGCACGCAAGGCGATGAAGAAACTCAATCCCGAGCGCTACAATGGCGCCGGTCTGCTGGGCCTGAAGGGCCTGGTGTTCAAGAGCCACGGCGGCGCCAACGCCTATTCGTTCGAATGGGCGATCAAGCGTGCCTACGAGGCCGCGCACAATAATGTGCAAGAACAGTTGTCGGCACTAATTACCGAGCTGATGCCGAATTCAACGGGCGCTGCCGAAGCGCCCATGCCGGTGCTCGAGCCCGTGTCCACGATCGAGCGCCAGGCGCAATAACCGAGCGGATGGTGAAGCAATGACCCTGTACAGCAAAATCACTGGCACCGGCAGCTACCTGCCGGCCAACCGTGTCACCAATGAAGCGCTGGCCACGCGGCTGGCCGCGCAAGGTGTCGAAACGTCGCACGAATGGATTGTTACCCGCAGCGGCATCGAGGCGCGCCACTTCGCCGCCGCCGATGAGCTTTCATCCGATCTGGCCGTGCACGCCGCGCGCCGGGCGCTCGAGATGGCCGGCCGCGAAGCGGGCGACATCGACCTCGTCATCGTCGCCAGTTCCACTCCCGACTTTCACGGCAGCTTCCCGAGCACGGCCTGCATCGTCCAGCAAAAGCTGGGGATGGCCAATGGCAGCGCTGCCTTCGACGTGCAGGCGGTCTGCAGCGGCTTCGTCTACGCCTTGTCGACGGCCGATGCGTTCATCCGTGCCGGCAACCACAAGCGCGTACTCGTGATCGGTTCCGAGATTTTCTCGCGCATCGTCGACTTCAATGACCGCGGCACATGCGTGCTGTTCGGCGATGGCGCCGGCGCCGTGCTGCTGGAAGTGTCGAACGAGCCGGGCATCCTGGCCACCAAGCTGCACGCCGACGGCAGTCACGCCGACATCCTGTCGATCCCGGGCAACCTGGCGGGCGGCGCCGTTGCCGGCAGCGGTTTCCTGCACATGGATGGCCCGGCCGTGTTCAAGCTGGCCGTGTCGGTGCTCGAGAAGGTGGCGCACGAAGTGCTCGATACCGCTGGCGTTACGCCGGACCAGATCGACTGGCTGGTGCCGCATCAGGCCAATATCCGCATCATGAACGGCACCGCCAAAAAACTTGGCCTGCCGCTGGAAAAAATGGTTGTCACCGTCAATGAGCACGGCAATACGTCGGCCGCCTCGATTCCGCTGGCGCTCGACCAGGCGATGCGCGATGGCCGCATCAAGCCGGGCCAGAACGTGCTGATGGAAGGCGTGGGCGGCGGCTTTACCTGGGGCGCCGTGCTGGCGCGCATGTAACGAGTCGCACACCGCTTCGCAATCATAGCGCGGCACTCCCAAGAACCAATTACTACGGATACATCACGATGAGCAACTTCGCATTCCTGTTTACCGGACAAGGCGCCCAGGCAGTGGGCATGCTGAACGGTTTCGCCGGCAACCCGGTTGTCGACCGGACCGTGCAAGAAGCCTCCGACGCGCTTGGCTTCGATCTGCAGCGCCTGATCGCCGACGGCCCGAAAGAAGACCTCGATCTGACCACCAACACGCAGCCGGTCATGCTGACCGCCGCCGTGGCCGTGTACCGTGCCTGGATCGCGGCCGGCGGCCCGATTCCGTCCGTTGTCGCCGGCCACAGCCTG
Encoded proteins:
- the maf gene encoding septum formation protein Maf, whose translation is MITSSTPPRLILASSSAYRRELLGRLGLPFEAIAPDLDETPLPGETPPATALRLARAKAEAVARLHPDALVIGSDQVATLDDLQIGKPGDHARALAQLQLMRGREVVFHTALCLWDGRVTNPAAAVQVDNVQVRVRFRDLPDAELDAYLRIEQPYDCAGSAKNEGLGIALIEHIHSLDPTALTGLPLIALTGMLRRAGVRFFGT
- a CDS encoding ketoacyl-ACP synthase III; translated protein: MYSKITGTGSYLPANRVTNEALATRLAAQGVETSHEWIVTRSGIEARHFAAADELSSDLAVHAARRALEMAGREAGDIDLVIVASSTPDFHGSFPSTACIVQQKLGMANGSAAFDVQAVCSGFVYALSTADAFIRAGNHKRVLVIGSEIFSRIVDFNDRGTCVLFGDGAGAVLLEVSNEPGILATKLHADGSHADILSIPGNLAGGAVAGSGFLHMDGPAVFKLAVSVLEKVAHEVLDTAGVTPDQIDWLVPHQANIRIMNGTAKKLGLPLEKMVVTVNEHGNTSAASIPLALDQAMRDGRIKPGQNVLMEGVGGGFTWGAVLARM
- the rpmF gene encoding 50S ribosomal protein L32, which codes for MAVQQNKKSPSKRGMHRSHDFLVAPNLAVEPTTGETHLRHHISPNGFYRGRKVLKTKNDE
- the plsX gene encoding phosphate acyltransferase PlsX — translated: MTIKISIDCMGGDHGPSVTIPAAISFLKKQDDAELVLVGVEEVLRAELKKHHGDKLPRLTIKNATEVVAMDDPIEVALRRKKDSSMRVAIELVKDGSANACVSAGNTGALMAVSRYVLKTMPGVDRPAICSIMPNQKNGPTYILDLGANVDCEPHHLHQFAIMGSVLCSAIEGIPRPTIGLLNVGTEDIKGNEVVKATGVLLRDDAARGKLNFYGNVEGNDIFKGTVDVVVCDGFVGNVMLKAIEGLSRFMKSTFKSDIMSMVGAVFARKAMKKLNPERYNGAGLLGLKGLVFKSHGGANAYSFEWAIKRAYEAAHNNVQEQLSALITELMPNSTGAAEAPMPVLEPVSTIERQAQ
- the aceA gene encoding isocitrate lyase, with the protein product MTTREQQIAELQQDWDTNPRWKGVVRNYTAADVVRLRGSVRIEHTLAKRGAEKLWNLVNDEPYVNALGALTGNQAMQQVKAGLKAIYLSGWQVAGDANAAGEMYPDQSLYPANSVPLVVRRINNTFQRADQIQWSEGKDDIDYFAPIVADAEAGFGGVLNAYELMKSMIEAGASGVHFEDQLASVKKCGHMGGKVLVPTREAIEKLNAARLAADVMGTTTLVIARTDAEAADLLTSDVDANDKEFCTGERTVEGFFRVQPGVEQAISRGLAYAPFADLVWCETGKPDLEFARRFAEAIHAKFPGKMLAYNCSPSFNWKKNLDDATIAKFQRELGAMGYKFQFITLAGFHSLNYGMFNLAHGYARTGMSAFVELQEAEFAAAEKGFTAVKHQREVGTGYFDAVTQAIQQGQSSTTALHGSTEDEQFFEEKKVA
- a CDS encoding DUF177 domain-containing protein is translated as MSAFIIDAFEFCKSDGFREGSTPLVEMTRLAAESSEKGGDIRWTMQGGQTRHGYPSLTLEVAGHVKLECQRCLQPMDYDIDSSTMLVLGKDDEEADAIEIVLDDDSIDVIVGSRTCDIRQLLEDEALLALPQSPKHDVCPETKLLDSLKNEKPSPFAGLKNLKTE
- a CDS encoding EAL domain-containing protein, giving the protein MHADATAAVLVPSDDFFLARQPILGRDQQLLAFELLFRAAGEDEDAKLTDGAAATAAVISHASQLGMEQVVGDQLAFVNVDAVVLMSDFVRFLQPHKVILEILETVKPTPELLARVDELKNLGFKFAVDDVIEHSPELDQLISLIDIIKVDIKGVAPDALGDLVASLKKTGKRLLAEKVETIEEFKLCMELGFEYFQGYYFARPVILSGRKIAPTEVVLLRLLELVNSNADNQTIETAVKRDALVSLNLLRLVNSRAVPGPRIESLSQALAVLGRRQLGRWLQILLYTAAGAQVSLDSPLLQLATTRGKLLELMTLRVRPGDTASADRAFTVGIMSLAEALFSVRMADILVHVEVAHDVRDALIDRDGDFGTMLRIAELLETAVGGRKLNAELKKIGLTVPEVREIELAAFDWVRELTHDVR
- a CDS encoding SAM-dependent methyltransferase codes for the protein MPGTLYLIPNTLGPLDAAPGCLNGLLPTQVQALTSSLDYFVAENAKTARAFLKLIAIDHPLAKPLQEIEIAELNVNTPAAALTQLLAPLLAGRDAGLVSEAGVPAVADPGADLVRLAHQHGIAVRPLVGPSSLLLAVMASGLNGQSFAFNGYLPTDAALRTKRIRELETRSRGERQTQLFIETPYRNGAMLEALVAGCQPGTLVCVATDLSLPSESVRTMTAAKWKAALGADKGPDFHKKPTVFLLLGQ
- the rlmJ gene encoding 23S rRNA (adenine(2030)-N(6))-methyltransferase RlmJ, whose amino-acid sequence is MLSYRHAFHAGNHADVLKHFIQVQLHQYMNQKDAAYTYIDTHSGAGVYALDSFQSTKTAEFDTGIGPLWGLTDVPAPLKEYLDLIKGMNPSGKMRYYPGSPYVAEQMAREQDRLRLFELHPADCKILADNFRKLDAHKAEQGERSRGRRVMIDRGDGFDSMKALLPPPSRRALVLIDPPYEVKDDYKRVKEALDDALLRFPSGIYAVWYPVLQRMESRQFADRLKRVPAKEWLNVTLTIQTPTPDGTGLHSSGMFILNPPYTLEPILREVLPYLVRVLGKDAGARFTIEKGTQVTGTALGRSASRTDGAAGMPRQPIGNARRASPLSGKGSLRLPGQVMPREGDEPAAPVKPSRTGTGRPTQDAGRPGAPPRSSAPKTAAPRAPRAPGASSRAASDAAAPRAPRTAGDRPATPGAPRTGRTRQGGGRS